One Candidatus Thermoplasmatota archaeon DNA segment encodes these proteins:
- a CDS encoding KEOPS complex kinase/ATPase Bud32 translates to MLLKRGAEAEIHLTTWLNKKAIAKWRVPKLYRNKKIDDKLRKSRTKSESRLISEVKKYAVCTPIIYEIDSDECLIIMEYLQGERVKDILDNIDDKKREFICSKIGEAVAKLHSNGIIHGDLTTSNMILFNKKIFFIDFGLGEKSKELEAQGVDLKVLLEAFKSAHSEVEHSFKWVLEAYKKNYKHAELVIKKMHEIAARGRYT, encoded by the coding sequence ATGCTCCTTAAGCGCGGTGCAGAAGCAGAAATTCATCTTACCACTTGGCTCAATAAGAAAGCAATTGCTAAGTGGCGTGTGCCTAAACTCTACAGGAATAAGAAAATAGATGATAAATTAAGAAAAAGTAGAACTAAATCAGAGTCAAGACTTATTAGCGAGGTAAAGAAATATGCTGTTTGCACTCCTATTATCTACGAAATAGATTCTGATGAGTGCTTGATAATAATGGAATATCTTCAAGGCGAGCGGGTAAAAGATATTCTTGATAATATTGATGATAAAAAAAGAGAATTTATCTGTTCAAAAATTGGTGAAGCGGTTGCGAAACTTCATTCTAACGGAATTATTCATGGCGATTTGACTACCTCAAATATGATTCTTTTTAATAAAAAAATATTTTTTATTGATTTCGGGCTTGGCGAAAAGAGCAAAGAGTTAGAGGCGCAGGGTGTAGATTTGAAGGTGCTACTTGAAGCGTTCAAAAGCGCTCATTCTGAGGTTGAGCATTCGTTTAAATGGGTTCTAGAGGCTTATAAAAAGAACTACAAGCATGCAGAGCTTGTAATAAAGAAGATGCATGAGATTGCAGCGCGAGGTAGGTATACTTGA
- a CDS encoding family 1 glycosylhydrolase codes for MIDSRVVKLLVIAFILISFTNSWQTTCNHRIQTQANIQIKNFTFILIEGWNFINLPLNTSYKNAAQLADAIPNCTHIGRWNSSSQVLDIYAKGAEGNNFRLELGIGYFVYLTSNATFSVEGTAIINVKVNLTLGWNSIGWFNETTLDAETLAKNIPDCKAVAYWSTEKQRFIVHPRAVNISNFSVVCGNGYLIYIEPLVWGCNLHPEAPDACYNITKACEAFEYIANLGCRFVRTDFCWYDLEPTNNNWNESMINWYNEYINAARTYGLDVLVILYRYPQWSVDLYNSNKTKFFEEFEEYCAKVASLYGDRIYYYQLWNEANHPTADPIAAEDDWKLFYYANRGLALYDSNYKSIVNILCNTLGWEDDLNNWLSNAKESIDIIGIDHYPGTWTATGYDDWYPLDALINRITNPTDPCYGKEGAIMETGYSTYVIGHAEPQQQAFINTALPIVKDKVKAHNRNHTNKIILANWYELIDSNSGGGGDIEYHFGVLYTDRAKKPAYEDLAYQIKTFTQIVLN; via the coding sequence ATGATAGATAGTAGAGTAGTAAAACTGTTGGTTATCGCTTTCATACTTATCTCGTTTACAAACAGTTGGCAAACTACTTGCAACCACAGAATACAAACCCAGGCAAATATCCAAATCAAAAATTTTACATTTATTCTAATCGAAGGCTGGAATTTCATTAATTTACCTTTAAATACAAGTTATAAAAACGCGGCTCAGCTAGCTGATGCAATACCAAATTGTACACATATTGGTAGATGGAATTCTAGTTCACAAGTTTTGGATATTTACGCAAAAGGTGCTGAGGGTAATAATTTCAGGCTTGAGCTCGGTATTGGCTATTTTGTGTACTTAACCAGCAATGCAACGTTTAGTGTGGAGGGAACAGCAATTATAAATGTGAAAGTAAATTTAACGCTAGGTTGGAATTCTATAGGCTGGTTTAATGAAACTACTCTAGATGCAGAAACATTGGCAAAGAATATTCCAGACTGTAAAGCAGTAGCGTATTGGTCGACTGAGAAACAAAGATTTATTGTCCATCCTAGAGCAGTAAATATAAGTAACTTTAGCGTAGTGTGCGGTAATGGGTATCTTATTTATATAGAGCCGTTAGTGTGGGGCTGTAATCTGCACCCAGAGGCGCCAGATGCATGCTATAATATTACGAAAGCATGCGAAGCTTTTGAATATATTGCGAACTTAGGTTGTAGATTTGTTAGAACAGATTTCTGTTGGTATGATTTGGAACCCACTAACAATAATTGGAACGAGTCAATGATAAATTGGTATAATGAATATATAAACGCAGCGCGCACCTACGGCTTAGACGTGCTTGTGATTCTATATCGGTATCCACAATGGTCTGTAGATTTATATAATAGTAATAAAACGAAATTTTTTGAAGAGTTTGAGGAATATTGTGCTAAAGTAGCTTCCTTATACGGCGATAGAATTTATTATTATCAGTTATGGAATGAAGCAAACCATCCAACTGCTGACCCTATAGCGGCGGAAGATGACTGGAAGTTGTTTTACTACGCGAACAGAGGATTAGCTTTGTATGATAGTAACTATAAGAGCATTGTGAATATATTATGCAATACTCTCGGCTGGGAAGACGATTTGAATAATTGGCTGAGTAATGCAAAAGAATCTATTGATATTATAGGGATAGATCATTACCCAGGCACTTGGACTGCAACAGGCTACGATGATTGGTATCCCTTAGATGCATTAATAAATCGTATTACCAATCCTACAGATCCTTGTTACGGTAAAGAGGGTGCGATAATGGAGACAGGCTACTCCACGTATGTGATAGGGCATGCAGAACCGCAACAACAAGCTTTCATTAATACTGCCTTACCAATAGTTAAGGATAAAGTAAAAGCTCATAATCGCAACCATACAAATAAAATAATTCTAGCGAATTGGTATGAGTTAATTGATTCTAATAGTGGTGGTGGCGGAGATATAGAATATCATTTTGGAGTTTTATATACAGACAGAGCGAAGAAGCCAGCTTATGAAGACCTAGCTTATCAGATAAAAACATTTACTCAAATAGTTTTAAACTAG
- the nadC gene encoding carboxylating nicotinate-nucleotide diphosphorylase gives MKLRKFLEEDVGKGDITSEALLSNERISAIIIANEPCVLAGLEEAKKLLELVNVEVRSKFRDGMVVKKGSAVLEFEGLAKDILAAERTALNFLMRMSGIATLTKALIDKCKKINPNLIIAGTRKTTPGFRFYEKKAIQLGGGWAHRYGLYDRILVKGTHLRIVGSVSECIKRAKKLRKEIEIEVENIGQAIEAAKCNADIIMLDNFSPSNARKASEAIRKIDKKIKIEISGGITPKNIFKYATYADIISLGMLTHSVRAIGFSIRII, from the coding sequence ATGAAACTCAGAAAATTTTTAGAAGAAGATGTTGGCAAAGGTGATATAACCTCAGAAGCTCTGTTGAGCAATGAAAGAATAAGTGCGATAATTATTGCAAACGAACCTTGTGTACTTGCTGGCTTAGAAGAAGCTAAAAAATTACTTGAACTTGTAAATGTAGAAGTGAGATCTAAGTTCAGAGATGGCATGGTGGTTAAAAAAGGAAGCGCTGTCTTAGAATTTGAAGGTCTTGCAAAAGATATTTTAGCTGCTGAAAGAACAGCGCTCAATTTCTTAATGCGTATGTCAGGAATTGCAACTTTAACCAAAGCGCTAATTGATAAATGTAAGAAGATAAATCCAAATTTAATAATTGCAGGCACTAGGAAAACCACCCCAGGATTTAGATTTTATGAAAAGAAAGCTATACAGCTTGGAGGCGGTTGGGCGCATAGATACGGACTTTATGATAGAATTTTGGTTAAAGGAACTCATTTAAGAATTGTCGGAAGCGTTAGTGAGTGCATTAAACGTGCTAAGAAGCTGAGAAAAGAGATTGAGATAGAAGTGGAAAATATTGGGCAAGCTATTGAGGCTGCTAAATGCAATGCAGATATAATAATGCTTGACAACTTTTCACCAAGCAATGCAAGAAAAGCTTCAGAGGCAATAAGAAAAATAGATAAAAAAATCAAGATAGAAATTTCAGGTGGAATAACACCAAAGAACATTTTCAAGTATGCTACGTATGCGGATATTATTTCTTTAGGAATGTTAACGCATTCTGTGAGAGCTATTGGGTTCTCGATCAGAATTATTTAG
- a CDS encoding bifunctional N(6)-L-threonylcarbamoyladenine synthase/serine/threonine protein kinase gives MLCLGIEGTAHTVGIGITEARKILANVSKVYIPKDGIHPREAANAHAKNILPVLQEALKKADVDIKELELVAFSQGPGLGPCLRTVATAARALSLSLKIPIIGVNHCIAHLEIGRSLTKCRDPVLLYVSGGNTQVISFSNSKYRVFGETLDIGIGNLLDKFGRIVGLPFPCGPEIERQAKKGTKLIDLPYSIKGMDVAFSGILTAALHLINIEKLEDICYSLQETTFAMLTEVTERAMAHLDKKEILLGGGVACNKRLQEMLDDMCKSRGAKLFVPAPQFCVDNGAMIALTGLLMYKSGIRMKIEDSEIKQRFRTDDVDVRWR, from the coding sequence GTGCTGTGTTTAGGAATTGAGGGGACTGCACATACAGTTGGAATAGGGATTACAGAAGCTAGAAAAATATTAGCTAATGTTTCTAAAGTATACATTCCAAAAGATGGTATTCATCCTCGTGAAGCTGCAAATGCGCATGCAAAAAATATCCTGCCTGTATTGCAAGAAGCTCTGAAAAAAGCAGACGTTGATATTAAAGAGCTAGAGTTAGTTGCTTTTTCACAAGGTCCTGGCTTAGGACCTTGCCTAAGAACAGTAGCTACTGCTGCAAGAGCTCTTTCGCTGAGCTTGAAAATACCAATAATTGGTGTGAATCATTGTATAGCGCATTTAGAGATTGGCAGAAGTTTAACTAAATGTAGAGATCCTGTTTTGCTATATGTCTCTGGAGGCAATACTCAAGTAATTTCATTTTCTAACTCAAAATATCGTGTATTTGGCGAGACTTTAGATATAGGTATTGGCAACCTGTTAGACAAATTTGGCAGAATTGTTGGCTTGCCTTTTCCTTGCGGACCTGAAATTGAGAGACAGGCTAAAAAAGGAACTAAACTTATAGATCTACCTTACTCTATTAAAGGTATGGATGTTGCCTTCTCCGGTATACTCACAGCCGCACTTCATCTAATTAATATTGAGAAGCTAGAAGATATTTGTTATTCATTACAGGAGACAACTTTTGCAATGCTTACAGAAGTTACTGAGAGGGCAATGGCGCACCTCGATAAAAAAGAGATTCTTTTAGGCGGCGGTGTTGCATGTAATAAAAGACTACAGGAAATGCTTGACGATATGTGCAAATCAAGGGGCGCGAAGCTCTTTGTACCTGCGCCGCAATTCTGTGTAGACAACGGTGCAATGATCGCCTTAACAGGTTTGCTGATGTATAAAAGTGGAATAAGAATGAAAATAGAGGACAGTGAAATAAAGCAGAGGTTTAGAACTGATGACGTAGATGTGAGGTGGAGATGA
- a CDS encoding XTP/dITP diphosphatase, which yields MTLYFVTSNLNKFREVKNELEKLGVVVVQKALSYPELQADSPEEVVKAALRTIALLEPFIIEDAGLFIRALNNFPGVYSSFVFKTLGCDGILKLLKGKKDRYAEFRSVIGLKMGNSKKIFTGVCKGEISTCAKGHGGFGYDPIFIPNGKKKTFAEMSIKEKNRCSHRGKAVQKLGSYLKGLRLSHYRDSFWNEGS from the coding sequence TTGACGCTCTATTTCGTTACCTCAAACCTAAACAAGTTCAGAGAAGTAAAAAACGAGTTAGAGAAGTTAGGCGTGGTAGTGGTACAAAAGGCTCTTAGTTATCCTGAGCTCCAAGCAGATTCTCCAGAAGAAGTAGTAAAAGCTGCACTTAGAACTATAGCCCTACTTGAACCTTTCATTATTGAAGATGCAGGCCTCTTTATCAGAGCGCTGAATAACTTTCCCGGAGTTTATTCTTCGTTTGTTTTCAAAACTCTTGGCTGTGACGGCATTCTTAAACTGCTCAAAGGAAAAAAAGATAGGTACGCAGAGTTTAGGTCTGTAATTGGATTGAAAATGGGGAATTCTAAAAAGATATTTACTGGTGTTTGTAAAGGTGAAATATCAACCTGCGCTAAAGGTCATGGCGGCTTTGGCTACGACCCTATATTCATTCCAAATGGCAAGAAGAAAACATTTGCTGAAATGAGCATTAAAGAAAAAAACAGATGTTCGCATAGGGGTAAAGCAGTGCAAAAACTCGGCTCTTATCTGAAAGGTTTGAGACTGTCTCATTATAGGGATAGCTTTTGGAATGAAGGTAGCTAG
- a CDS encoding RlmE family RNA methyltransferase, which translates to MRARWLRERKRDYYYKKAKREGYRSRAAYKLLQINEKYKVIKEGNVVIDLGAAPGGWSQVAKEFVGSNGFVLGIDLKEIVPVEGVEFIKGDITQKEVIDSVLAFRRRADVVIADLSPSMSGTYSVDHMRSVHLCDCALSFAEKILEPKGNFVTKIFQGELLKDYINKLKSKFEFVKIYVPEAKRKRSSEVYLVAKGFKG; encoded by the coding sequence ATGAGGGCAAGATGGCTTAGAGAGCGCAAAAGGGATTACTATTATAAAAAAGCGAAGCGTGAGGGATATAGGAGCAGAGCTGCTTACAAGCTCCTGCAGATTAATGAAAAGTACAAAGTAATAAAAGAAGGTAATGTAGTAATAGATCTAGGTGCAGCCCCCGGTGGCTGGAGTCAGGTGGCTAAAGAGTTTGTAGGCTCGAATGGGTTTGTGCTTGGAATAGATTTGAAAGAAATAGTACCTGTTGAAGGCGTAGAATTCATAAAAGGCGATATAACGCAAAAAGAAGTTATAGATAGTGTACTTGCATTTAGGAGAAGAGCTGATGTGGTAATCGCAGACTTAAGCCCTAGCATGTCAGGAACTTATTCTGTAGACCATATGCGCTCAGTCCATTTATGCGATTGCGCTCTAAGCTTCGCAGAAAAGATTTTAGAGCCTAAAGGCAATTTTGTGACTAAAATTTTCCAAGGCGAACTGCTAAAGGATTATATTAATAAACTAAAATCTAAATTTGAATTTGTGAAAATTTATGTTCCTGAAGCCAAGCGTAAAAGGAGTTCCGAAGTTTATCTAGTAGCGAAAGGATTTAAAGGCTAA